Below is a genomic region from Armatimonadota bacterium.
GGCGGGATGCCCGAGCACCTCGACGGCTTCCTAGTCGCTCGCGAGGATGGCCGGCTGGTGGCGACGGTTGGACTGGAGAACCACGGCACCGTCGGGATCCTGCGCTCAGTCGCGGTCGTGCCCGGCTGCCGGGGCCGCGGGATCGCCGCGGCGCTGGTACGCGCGGCGATCAGCCGGTCCCTCGCGAGGGGCCACCAGGCCCTCTACCTGCTCACGAATACCGCCGAGTCCTACTTCGAGCGGTTCGGCTTCCAACGGATCGAGCGTGCGCAGGTCCACCCCGCGGCGCTTGTATCGAAGCAGTTTGTTAAGAAGGCGTGCGAGCAATCTACTGTAATGATGCTGGAGCACAAACGATCAGGGAGGGCTGAGATGAACGAGCACGCAATCCGCAACGCGGTGCGAGAACGCTACGCCCGCGCAGCAACGGCCGGAGCGACCTGTTGCGACGGGTCCGGACAGAGTGGAGCCGCGGCCTCCTGCTGTGACGGAGCCGGGCAGCGTACCGGATCGGCCTCCTGCTGCGCTCCTCCGGCGATCATCTTCGCGGACGGCCGCGCCGTGCCCGAGGAGATCGCGGGCACGTCGCTGGGCTGCGGCGCTCCAATCGAGGCGGCTGCGCCGCAGCCGGGTGAAACGGTCGTGGACCTGGGCAGCGGCGCCGGGCTGGACGCCTTCCTGGCGGCTGATCGGGTAGGACCGAGCGGCCGGGCGATCGGGGTGGATATGACCCCTGAGATGATCGCGAAGGCACGCGCCAACGCCGACCGCCTGGGCGCTGCGAACGTTGAGTTCCGCCTGGGGGAGATCGAACACCTGCCGCTGCCCGACGCCTGCGCCGACGTCCTGGTGAGCAACTGCGTCATCAACCTGCTGCCGGACAAGAGGCCGGCGTTCTCTGAGGCGTTCCGCGTGCTGCGGCCGGGCGGCCGGCTCGTGGTCTCCGACATCGTCAGCGCGGCGCCGCTGCCCGACGCGCTCAAGACGCCGGAGCTCTGGAGCGCGTGCCTGGCCGGGGCTCTGCCCGAGGCAGACTACCTGGGGCTTGTTGCCCGGGCCGGCTTCACCTCGATTGAGGTACTCTCGAAGCGCGGATGGGACGCCGCCGGACTGTTCAGCGTCACGGTGCGCGCGGTGAAGCCCGGCCGCGAGTGAAGCCCGCCGCCCTGGCAGGACTGGTTGTCCTTGCAGCCGCGCTGCCCGCACCCGGCATCCAGACCAATCTCGACTCGCTGCGGGCCGCCTACCTCACCGGGCGTGAGCTGACCCGGGCCGGCAAACACGCGGCCGCGTCCGACGCGTTCCGAACCGCGGCCGCGCATCCCACGCTGCGAGCCCACGCGCAGTACGAGCAGGCGGCCGCGCTGCTTCGGACCGGCACCCCGGGCGCCGCTACTGAGGCGTCTTCGATCCTCCGATCCACCGCGCCCTCTGCCCCGACCCGGCTGCGCGGCCGGATTCTGACCTTGCTCGGCGAGGCCGATATGGCCCTCGGCCGTCCTGTGCAGGCGGTGGCCGCGCTCCAGGCCGCGTCCGGTCTGCGACCGGACGATCCTGAAGTCTGGCTGCGGCTGGGTGACGTGGCCGCCTCCGCGGGCCGCGCGGACCTGGCGCGCCCCGCGTATGCACGTGCTACCTGGGCGTTCCCCGGGCACGGCGTCGAGGGACGTGCCCGAGCAGCGCTGTCGGCACTGCTCGGCAGGCCGGTCCGGGCCGGCGACATTGACGCGCAATCGAGACTGCTGCGCGGCAGGCGCCTCGCGCAGGGCGGCGAGTGGAATCAGGCTGCGGTCGAGTTCCGCGCCGTGGTGGCCGCGGCGGCAGCGGGAACAACCCCTGGCGCAACTCACCGCGCCTCGCGGAGCGTGGCCGGCGAATCCTGGTACCGCCTGGGCGAGATCTACATGCACTTCGACCTGCGCGCGGCGCACGACGCTTTCCGGCGGGCGGCCGGTGCCGGCTGGAACACACCGGGCGCCTGGTACTGGGCGGCCCTGACCGCGCGGCGGGCCGGCCTGACCGCGCAGGCGCGGGAGGCCTCCTCCGCGCTGTTGCGGTCGGCGCCGGCAGGGTCCTGGACCGCCCGCTTCTGGCTAGATGCGGGCAGGCGCGCCGAGTCCGACGGCCGAAGGCCCGAGGCCACCGCGCACTACCGCCGAGCGATCGCGGCGGCGGCGGGCTCAGGAGAAGCGGCCGAGGCGCGATGGCGACTAGGATGGGGGGCACTGGGTGCCGGGCGGCACGCCGATGCTGAGGCGGCCTTCCGCGAGGCCGCGCGGACCGCGCCATATCGAAGCGACGCAGCGCGTGCCTGGTACTGGGCCGCCAAGACCCTTGAGGCCCGCGGCCACCGGCCTGGCGACGCGTCGGCGCTTCTCCGCACGGTCGCCGCCCAGTACCCGCTCACGTTCTACGGCCAGCGCGCCAGGACCCGGCTGGGGCTGCCTGCACCATCGCTACCGCCGGCACCTTCCGCTACGCCCGATGCGCCCGAGCGCACCGTCGCGGCTCCCACCCACGAGGAGCTGGCCCGCCTGGGCCTCGACGCCGACGCCGTGGAGGCAGCAGAGGATTACCTGGATGCGCGTCCAGGCCGGCGCGATCTGCGCGATCTGCGAGTGGCGCGCGTGGTGCGCTTCCTGGCCGAGACCTGCGGCCGCATGGGCGCTGTACGCAGGTCGGTCGCGTACGCGGAAGAGGCCCTCGCCGGGGGGGTCCGTGACAAAGCCGTATGGCGGCTGGCCTATCCCAAGGCCTATTGGGCCGATGTGTCAGCCGCTGCGAAAACCGCGGGCATTGATCCCCTGCTCCTGCTTGCGCTGGTGCGCGAGGAGAGCCGCTACGATGCGCTGGCCATCTCACCCGCGCGTGCCGTGGGCCTGGCCCAGATCCTGCCGACGACCGCGCAGGCGATGACCGGCGATCCTTCGATTACCGCGCACCGGCTCAAGGATCCCTCCACCAACCTGACGCTGGGCGCCCGGTACCTGCGCCTCCAACTTGACCGGTTCGACGGCGACCTACGGCTGGCGCTGGCGGCCTACAACGCGGGACCCGGCGCGGCGCGGCGGTGGAGAAACCTGGATCCCGATCCAGACTACTTCATCGAGAAGATCGGCTACGCCGAGACCCGCGCCTACGTGCGCCGTGTGCTGGGATCGTACGGCGTCTACAGGATTGTGTGGTAGTAGGCGGCGAAACGATCCGTCATGGAAGAGATGCACGCCTACGAGCGCCTTGCCGATGCCCTGGACCGGCTTCCAAACGGCTTCCCCAGAACAGCCACCGGAGTTGAGATCCGGATCCTAAAGAAGATCTTCTCGCCCAAAGAGGCCTCCCTGGCGAGTCATCTCACAGGCATGCTGGAGTCCCCTGACGAGATCGCCCCCCGCGCCGGCCTGCCCCTGGAGGAAGCCGGCAAGCAGTTGTTCCAGTTGGCGCGACGCGGCCTGGTTTGGTTCGACAAGAAGGATGGCGTAGCACGTTTTCGGCTGGCCCCTTTCATCGTCGGCATCTATGAAGCCCAGAAGGACCTGCTGGACCACGAACTCTCGCACCTGGTGGAGGAATACCTCGTCAACGGCGGTGCTGCCGGGATCATGCAGCCGCAGCCTGCCCTGCACCGCGTCGTGCCTGCCGGGGGCGCGCTCAAGTCCGAGTGGATTCTTCCTTATGACGACGTGCGCGCATTCCTTCTGTCTGCCAGGGCATTCAACGTCCGCGACTGCATCTGTCGCCTCCAGCAGGACCACTTTGGCCGGCGGTGTGACTTCCCGTTGAACATCTGCCTCAGTTTCTCGTCGAGTGAGCGTCCTGCCCGGCCAGGGGACATCTCGCAGGAGGAGGCGCTGTCCCTCCTGGAGCGCAGCGAGGAGATCGGCCTGGTCCACACGGTCAGCAACACAATCGCGGGCGTGGGCTATGTCTGCAACTGCTGCGGCTGCTGCTGTGCCCTGCTGCGCGGGATCGCGGAGTGGGGGATCGAGAACTCGGTCGCCCACGCCAACTACTACGCGGTCATAGATCCTGAAGTGTGCGCAGGTTGTGGGATCTGCGTGACGCGCTGCCAGGTGCACGCCGTTGCCGATCAGGATGGGGTATCCGTCGTGAACCGGGAGCGTTGCATCGGCTGTGGGTTGTGCGTCACAGGATGCTCCACCGGGGCCTCCAGCCTGCAGCGCAAGCCGGAGGCGGAGATTGTTCACCCGCCTGCCGATTTCGCCGCCTGGGAGCAGGAGAGGTTACGCAACCGCGGGTTGATTGACTAGCCCGCCCTCGGACGAGGAGCGCCCGCAGGCAGTCAGGCCGGCGATTGAACCTCAAAGGAAAGCGTGCCCGCCCACGCCTCCCCTGGCTGCAGCCGCATCGGCCAGACAAACAGCAGCGAGGCGCCCTGGAAGGTGCGCTCGAAGCCGGCCTCGGAGGCCGAGACGACCTCAATCGGCACGACCCACAGGGATGCCGGCTCCTGGGCCTCGACGCGCGCGCCCACTACCATGCTCCATCCCGGGTCGCGCAGCGCAAACGCCCTCACCCCGTCGTGGCGTCCCGCATCGCCCACGCGGCGCGCGGCGCAGGATGCGACCACTGCGGCGTCAGGCCCGGTGGTCCCCCAGTTGGTCTCGATTGCAAGCTCGGCGGTCAGTACTGCCCCGCTCTGGTTCGTAATGCAGTAACCTGCCTCCAGCCCGGCCGTGCCGGGCCGGACGAGCAGCGTCTTCTCGACCCGCACGGGCGCGTGCACACCACCGACCCACACGTGACCATCGCGGGCCAGGCGCACCGAGATCTCTCCTGGCGCGTGCCGGGTCTCTGCCACAAACGGCTGGTTCACGAAGTCGCCCAGCTCACGCACTCCGCCCCGGGCAAAGGCCGCGGGCCCGCCGCCGGGCTCAAGGAAGTGGTCCAGGAAGCTCGATCGCCGGTACCAGTCGGTCGTCAGGTGCCGGTCCAGCCCCCATTCCTTCACCCGTACGCGTGAGGTGTGGATCGTCTCCACTTCTCCGGTGGCCGCGAGCACGGCCTCGCCGCGAGCCAGCGCCCTCCGCAGCATTTCGTGATAACCCTCGGGCCGGCGGGTCATCACGTTGACCAGGTTCACGCCGGCCTCGCGCACGTCCCACGCGACCACGCTGCCGCCGTCGGCAGGATCAACGGTCAGCACCTGCGCGTCGGATCCCAGCAGCACCTCGTCCTGGCCGTCACCGTCGAGATCCTCGATGCGCGCATCCACCCAACGCCGCGGCCTCCTGCCGCGGTCGGCCAGCCGCTCTGCTTCGATCAGGTGGGAGTAGTTGGCCGAACGAATGTGCCCCAGGTAGATGCCACCGAAAACCCCGTGCCAGTAGGGGCAGTTGCACTGCGCCTGCCAGAGATGGTCCAGCGCGGCATCGCGTCGCAGGCCGGGCCGCATACGCCACACCTTGCGGCTGACGCGCAGCATTGCCTTGTGCAGCGTGTTGATCTCTGGGTACTTCACCAGGAAGTGGCGCCAGTACCCGCCCCGGAGAAACGGCAGAACGTCGGCGCGGCCCTCTGCTTCGAGGTCGTGCCTGAGCGCGGGCAGCCGCGAGGCACCCTCGGGGGGCAGCGCCCACTCGGTCATCTCGTCGTAGGAGGCGGTCGGCAGGTAGACGCGGCCCTGCGGTGGGTGCTCGCGGATCCACTCCCCGGGCGGGACCACGGCCAGCCAGTCGCGGGCGCCCTCCAGCGCCGAGAAGAACGCCTCGATCCAGCCGCGTTCCCAGCACAGGACGCGCGTGCCCGGCCACAACCCGAACTTCTCGCCGTCGTCTCCCATGACCAGGATCCGATCGTCATCTGATGCCTGGCCGCGCAGCCAGGCCATCAGCGTCTCCACCGTGGCCCAGGGGATGCGGTACCGGAGCGCCTTGGCGCTGGGGAAGATGCGCAGCGGCGCGCCGACCTCCTCGGTGACGAAGTAGCCGGTCAGCTCGTCGGAGGACATACCCACGTGCTGGAAGTGCGTGTCGTCCACAATGGTGTAGGTGACGCCGGCCGCTGCCAGGGCCTTGGGCAGGTGGGGCTCCCAGACGCGCTCGGCCAGCCACAGCCCCGTGGCCTCGCAGCCAAAGAGGTCGCGCACCGCCGCGGTCATCTTGAGTATCTGGCCGTGCTTGTCCCGGTCTGGGATGATCGGCAGGATCGGCTCGTAATAGCCGCCGGTCATGATCTCCACCTGGCCGCGCGCCACAAGCGCGCGGACGCGCTCGATCAGGTCCGGATGCTCGCGGAGCAGCCAGTCCAGCAGCGGCCCTGAGTAGTGCAGCGCCACGCGCACCGCAGGGTGCCGTTCCAGCGCGCCGACCATCGGCTCGTACGCCTCGTCGTGGCCGCGCGCGAAGACCGAGTGGAAGTTGCCCACCGGCTGGTGGTTGTGCAGTGCCAGCGCCAGGGTCAGGCGCGGCGTCAAAGCCGTGCCACGAACCGACCGGGATTGAGGACGCCTTTGGGATCAAACGCCTGCTTGATCGCGCGCATGATCTCAAGCGTCCTCACGTGGGGGACGGGCGACCAGACGTCGCCCGTCGCTTTCAACTCGCGCGGCGCGCGCGCTACAAGCATGTTGCCTTGGTGGCCCGTCGCGATCTCCTTCACCGCGCCAAGCGCAGCAGCGTCGAAGCCGGCGGGATCAGCATGGATCCAGATGGTCCCACTTGCAGTGTGTGCCACGACGCCCGTTGGGTCGGGCACGGTCGAGCGCAGGCGGGCCAGCGCCGCCGGGACCTCGCCCGAGGGTACGGCGACGCGGATCGCGATGCCGTCCCCCTGCCAGCCGAAGTCGCGGATCGCCCGCCAGAGCGCGACCTCGGCCTCGCCCTCAAGAGTCTCGGCGTCGAGGGCCGCCTCCGCCGCCCATGCGGTGACATCGCGCACCTGCCGGGCCACCGCGGCCTCAAAGCCCGTCGCGCGCACCAGCAGGCCCGCGGCACTACGGCCGAGCGCGCGGGCCGCGACCGCGTCTACCACCGTGACCGCTGCCGGCAGCAGCAGCGATCCAAGCACGCGGCCGGACAGACGCAGGAGGTCAGAGGCGTCGGCGCCCCAGACCGCGACCGTGCGCGATGCCTCGGGCACCGGGAGCAATCTCAACGTCAACTCGGTCAGAACGCCCAGCGTACCCATTGAGCCGACGAGCAGCTTGCACATGTCGTATCCCGCTACGTTCTTGACGGTCTTGCCCCCTGCCTTGATGAGCGTACCGTCCGCCTGCGCTGCCCTCGCGCCGATGACCAGGTCGCGCGCCGAACCGCAATACGCGCGACGGGGACCGTTCAGGTCGGCCGCCACCGCGCCGCCCGCGGTCGCGCTCTCGGCGCGCGGGGGTTCCAGCGGGAGGAACTGACCCCCGGCAGAGATCGCGCCCTCCAGGGCGCCCAGCGTCATCCCCGCCCCTACCGCCACGGTCAGGTTCGCGGCGTCGTGCTCGACGAGCCCTGATAACCGGTCGGTCAACAGCGCGACGTGGTGGGCGCGGGGAGGATTCCCGACCTCCATCGCGGTGCCACGACCCCAGGGCACGACAGCGGCGCCGGCCTCGCCGCAGAGCCGCAGGACAGCGCCGACCTGCTCGGCGTCTCCCGGCCGAACCGCCAGGGCAGGGGTCAAGCCGTCCACGGTCCACCGGGAGGCGCCGGCAACCGTAACCCACTCCGCGCCCAGCAGCGCCTCGAACCTGGGAACCAGCGTCAGGGGGTCGGCGATCACGCGCCTGCCTCGTCCAGGAGGTCGAGCAAGTGCGCCACGCGCACCGGCACCCCGAATCGCCTGGCGCCGTAGCGAAGCTGCATCATGCAGCCGGGATTGGGTGCGACCACGACCGAAGCGCCGGTGGCGCGGATCGCTTCCATCTTCTCGGCCAGCAGCGCCTCGGAGGTCTCGGGCTGGAGGAAGTTGTAGATGCCCGCGCTGCCGCAGCAGCGGTCGGACGCGGCCATCTCCCGAAGCGTGAGGCCGGGAATCGCGGCCAGCAGCGCCCGGGGCTGCGCGCGCACTCCCTGCCCGTGTGCCAGGTGGCAGGGATCCTGATAGGTCGCTACCTGATCGGTGGCGTTGGGCGAGTTGCGCAGGCCCAGCGCGGCCAGGAACTCGCCCGTATCCCGCACGAGCAGGCTGAAGCGTTCGGCCCTTTCCCTGTAGTCCTGGTCGCCGCTGAGGAGGTGTCCGTACTCCCTCATCGCGGCGCCGCAGCCCGCGGCGTTGGTGAGGATGGCATCCACGTCGGCTGGGAAAGCGTCCACGTTCCTCCTGGCCATCGCCCGGGCGCTGGCGATCTCACCGTTGTGGATGTTCAGGGCACCGCAGCACGCCTGGTTTCGCGGGATCACCACCTCGCAGCCGTTTCGCCGCAGTACGCGCACCGTTGCTTCGTTGATCTCGGCGAAGAAGAGACTCATCGCGCAGCCCGAGAGAAATGCCACGCGCGCGCGCCGCTCGCCGATCGCGGGCAGCACTTCGGCCGCAGGCGTGTAGAAGCGCGACGACGCCTCTGGCAGCAGCGCGACGGCCCGGCGCAGGCGTCGTGGCAGCAGTCGCATTGCCAGGGCTGCCAGGCCGCTGCGCTGGAAGAACCGGATCACGGCTGCCAGTGACCGAAGCCGCCCAGGACGCGGCATCATGTGCCGCAGGGCAAAGCGCACCACCGTACGCTGGAGCGGGCGCCCCGGCGGACCCAGGACCTCGCGCGCGGCCTCTGCCACCCGGCCGTACTGCACGCCCGAAGGACACGCGGTTTCGCACGCGCGGCACGCCAGGCACAGGTACAGGTGGTCGGCCACGCCCGGGCTCACTGCGAGCCTTCCGTGCGAGGCGGCCTCGATCATGTAGATCCGTCCGCGCGGCGAGGCGGCCTCCAGGTGCGTCAGGCGGTAGGTCGGACACTGATTGAGGCAGAGCCCGCAGTGGATGCAGGTCTCAACCTCAGGGATGACCGGCATCGTCCGGATCACCGGGCCGCCTCCCCTGCCGCCCTGGCCGCTGGGATCGTCCCGTGCACCGGGCGACCGGTGGGAAATATCTTGTCAGGGTTCATCGCCCCGTCCGGATCGAAGGCCGACCTGACGCGCTTCATCGCGGCGATGTCGTCGTCCGAGTACATCCATCTCAGGTACTCCCGCTTCTCCATCCCCAGTCCGTGTTCGCCGGTGATCGTGCCGCCGACCGCGATGCAGGCCCACATTATGTCCTCGGTGGTGGCCACGACCCGCGCATACTCAGAGGAGTTGTCGTCGAACTCGAACAGCAGGTTGGGATGCAGGTTGCCGTCCCCGGCATGGAAGAAGTTGGCAACCTGGATGTTCAGGCGTGTGCCGGCCTCGGCGATCTTGCGCATTATCCCGGCCAGATGAGAGCGCGGGGCGCAAACGTCGAGCATGATCGCCTTGCGCGCAAGTTTCCCGAGCGCGCCGAAGGCGTGCTTGCGGCCCTTCCAGAGACCCATGCGGTCCGCGGCGGTGGCCGCGGTCTGGACGCGGCTGGCGCCCTGTCCGTGGCAGATTGCCTCGATCCGTTCTATCAGTACCGGCACCGATTCAGCCAGCCCCTCGACCTCGATGAGCAGGGCCGCCTCGGCGTCCTCGGGAAAGCCCGCGTGCAGCGTCCTGTTGACCGCCCGCATGGACATCCCGTCAATGATCTCCAGCGCCTCAGGGATGATTCCTGCCGCGATCACCGCCGATGCCGCCTCGCAGGCGGCATCCATGGTGTCGTAGACCGCCAGCAGCGTCCGCACCGCCTCGCGTCGCGCGAGCAGGCGCACTATGATCCTGGTTACAATGCCGAACGTGCCCTCCGAGCCGACCAGGACACCGGTCACGTCATAGCCGGGCGCGTCCAGAGCGCGGCCGCCGACGCAGGTAACGGTTCCGTCGGCCAGCACCACCTCCAGACCGAGCACATGGTTGCTGGTTACCCCGTAGGACAGGCAGTGCGGGCCGCCCGCGTTGTTGGCAACGTTGCCGCCGATCGTCGCGGCCACCTGGCTGCCCGGATCGGGCGCGAAGAACAGCCCGTAGGGTTCGAGCATGGCGGTCAGCTCGGCGTTGACCACGCCGGCTTCCACCACCGCCGTTCGGCCGACCGGATCCACATCGTGCACGCGCGTCATGCGCGTCAGCGCCACCACGACGCCGCCGCGCTCCGGGATCGCGCCGCCGGCAAGCCCGGTGCCGGCGCCCCTGGGAACTATCGGCAGCCCCCAGTCGCGCACCGCCCGCACGACCTCACAGACCTGCTGGGTGGTATCCGGAAGCACCACCAGGTCCGGCATGTGCCGGCTGACCATCAGCGCGTCCTGCTCGTAGACGATCAGGTCTTCCGGACGGTGCAGAACGTAGGCGTCGCCCACGATATCCCGCAGCCGTCGGATCAGCGGGGCAAGCGTCATGGCCCGATTATAGCCGCTGGGCCTGCTGGGCGCATCGGTAGAGGAACCTAGGAACTCCGGCCAGGAGGCCGGTTGGAGTTGGGCGAAGTCGAGAGCATGCCCGCTACCGGAGTCGCCGTCCTCGTCCTCATATCCGCCGCCGCGTGGTTCCTCGGCGGGTTCGTACCCCTGGTTGGAGCACCTGTGATCGCGCTTCTCGCAGGCGCGGCCATCCGCAACACTGTCCGCAACACTGTTGGAACGCCCACGGCGCTTGCCCCTGGGGTAGAGTTCACGCTCGGCCGTCTGCTGCGGCTGGCCATCGTCCTCTTTGGCACAACGCTGAGCTTTACCGAGGTGGTATCGCTGGGCAGCGCATCCTTTCTTGCTATATGCGCCACGATCGTCCTGGCCCTGGGACTCACCGGCCTCTTCGGCAGGTGGGTGCAGGCGCCTCCAGGGCTGGTCAGACTGATCGGTGCGGGCACGGCGATCTGCGGTGCCACGGCAGTCCTGACCGTCGGGCCGATCATCCAGGCCAAGAAAGAGGAGATCGCCTTCGCGGTCACCACGATCTTCCTGTTCAACATGGCTGCGGTCGTCGTCTATCCGCTGATGGGGCACCTCTTGGGGCTCCCGGATGCCACCTTCGGGATCTGGGCCGGCGCGGCGATTCACGACACGTCCTCGGTGATGGCCGCTTCGCTGGCCTATAGCGAGCAAGCCGGAAGGGCGGCCATGGTCGTCAAGCTTACGCGAACCTTGATGCTTGTCCCCCTCGCGCTTGTCTTCGGCCTCGTCGCGCACA
It encodes:
- a CDS encoding 4Fe-4S ferredoxin, giving the protein MEEMHAYERLADALDRLPNGFPRTATGVEIRILKKIFSPKEASLASHLTGMLESPDEIAPRAGLPLEEAGKQLFQLARRGLVWFDKKDGVARFRLAPFIVGIYEAQKDLLDHELSHLVEEYLVNGGAAGIMQPQPALHRVVPAGGALKSEWILPYDDVRAFLLSARAFNVRDCICRLQQDHFGRRCDFPLNICLSFSSSERPARPGDISQEEALSLLERSEEIGLVHTVSNTIAGVGYVCNCCGCCCALLRGIAEWGIENSVAHANYYAVIDPEVCAGCGICVTRCQVHAVADQDGVSVVNRERCIGCGLCVTGCSTGASSLQRKPEAEIVHPPADFAAWEQERLRNRGLID
- a CDS encoding DUF1926 domain-containing protein — encoded protein: MTPRLTLALALHNHQPVGNFHSVFARGHDEAYEPMVGALERHPAVRVALHYSGPLLDWLLREHPDLIERVRALVARGQVEIMTGGYYEPILPIIPDRDKHGQILKMTAAVRDLFGCEATGLWLAERVWEPHLPKALAAAGVTYTIVDDTHFQHVGMSSDELTGYFVTEEVGAPLRIFPSAKALRYRIPWATVETLMAWLRGQASDDDRILVMGDDGEKFGLWPGTRVLCWERGWIEAFFSALEGARDWLAVVPPGEWIREHPPQGRVYLPTASYDEMTEWALPPEGASRLPALRHDLEAEGRADVLPFLRGGYWRHFLVKYPEINTLHKAMLRVSRKVWRMRPGLRRDAALDHLWQAQCNCPYWHGVFGGIYLGHIRSANYSHLIEAERLADRGRRPRRWVDARIEDLDGDGQDEVLLGSDAQVLTVDPADGGSVVAWDVREAGVNLVNVMTRRPEGYHEMLRRALARGEAVLAATGEVETIHTSRVRVKEWGLDRHLTTDWYRRSSFLDHFLEPGGGPAAFARGGVRELGDFVNQPFVAETRHAPGEISVRLARDGHVWVGGVHAPVRVEKTLLVRPGTAGLEAGYCITNQSGAVLTAELAIETNWGTTGPDAAVVASCAARRVGDAGRHDGVRAFALRDPGWSMVVGARVEAQEPASLWVVPIEVVSASEAGFERTFQGASLLFVWPMRLQPGEAWAGTLSFEVQSPA
- a CDS encoding lytic transglycosylase domain-containing protein, with amino-acid sequence MGRRRTVQRHGARGEARPRVKPAALAGLVVLAAALPAPGIQTNLDSLRAAYLTGRELTRAGKHAAASDAFRTAAAHPTLRAHAQYEQAAALLRTGTPGAATEASSILRSTAPSAPTRLRGRILTLLGEADMALGRPVQAVAALQAASGLRPDDPEVWLRLGDVAASAGRADLARPAYARATWAFPGHGVEGRARAALSALLGRPVRAGDIDAQSRLLRGRRLAQGGEWNQAAVEFRAVVAAAAAGTTPGATHRASRSVAGESWYRLGEIYMHFDLRAAHDAFRRAAGAGWNTPGAWYWAALTARRAGLTAQAREASSALLRSAPAGSWTARFWLDAGRRAESDGRRPEATAHYRRAIAAAAGSGEAAEARWRLGWGALGAGRHADAEAAFREAARTAPYRSDAARAWYWAAKTLEARGHRPGDASALLRTVAAQYPLTFYGQRARTRLGLPAPSLPPAPSATPDAPERTVAAPTHEELARLGLDADAVEAAEDYLDARPGRRDLRDLRVARVVRFLAETCGRMGAVRRSVAYAEEALAGGVRDKAVWRLAYPKAYWADVSAAAKTAGIDPLLLLALVREESRYDALAISPARAVGLAQILPTTAQAMTGDPSITAHRLKDPSTNLTLGARYLRLQLDRFDGDLRLALAAYNAGPGAARRWRNLDPDPDYFIEKIGYAETRAYVRRVLGSYGVYRIVW
- a CDS encoding FAD-binding protein → MTLAPLIRRLRDIVGDAYVLHRPEDLIVYEQDALMVSRHMPDLVVLPDTTQQVCEVVRAVRDWGLPIVPRGAGTGLAGGAIPERGGVVVALTRMTRVHDVDPVGRTAVVEAGVVNAELTAMLEPYGLFFAPDPGSQVAATIGGNVANNAGGPHCLSYGVTSNHVLGLEVVLADGTVTCVGGRALDAPGYDVTGVLVGSEGTFGIVTRIIVRLLARREAVRTLLAVYDTMDAACEAASAVIAAGIIPEALEIIDGMSMRAVNRTLHAGFPEDAEAALLIEVEGLAESVPVLIERIEAICHGQGASRVQTAATAADRMGLWKGRKHAFGALGKLARKAIMLDVCAPRSHLAGIMRKIAEAGTRLNIQVANFFHAGDGNLHPNLLFEFDDNSSEYARVVATTEDIMWACIAVGGTITGEHGLGMEKREYLRWMYSDDDIAAMKRVRSAFDPDGAMNPDKIFPTGRPVHGTIPAARAAGEAAR
- a CDS encoding GNAT family N-acetyltransferase; the protein is MSNDHDCSMTTATISEGRAADLDEVLALLASAGLHGGGMPEHLDGFLVAREDGRLVATVGLENHGTVGILRSVAVVPGCRGRGIAAALVRAAISRSLARGHQALYLLTNTAESYFERFGFQRIERAQVHPAALVSKQFVKKACEQSTVMMLEHKRSGRAEMNEHAIRNAVRERYARAATAGATCCDGSGQSGAAASCCDGAGQRTGSASCCAPPAIIFADGRAVPEEIAGTSLGCGAPIEAAAPQPGETVVDLGSGAGLDAFLAADRVGPSGRAIGVDMTPEMIAKARANADRLGAANVEFRLGEIEHLPLPDACADVLVSNCVINLLPDKRPAFSEAFRVLRPGGRLVVSDIVSAAPLPDALKTPELWSACLAGALPEADYLGLVARAGFTSIEVLSKRGWDAAGLFSVTVRAVKPGRE
- a CDS encoding FAD-binding oxidoreductase, yielding MIADPLTLVPRFEALLGAEWVTVAGASRWTVDGLTPALAVRPGDAEQVGAVLRLCGEAGAAVVPWGRGTAMEVGNPPRAHHVALLTDRLSGLVEHDAANLTVAVGAGMTLGALEGAISAGGQFLPLEPPRAESATAGGAVAADLNGPRRAYCGSARDLVIGARAAQADGTLIKAGGKTVKNVAGYDMCKLLVGSMGTLGVLTELTLRLLPVPEASRTVAVWGADASDLLRLSGRVLGSLLLPAAVTVVDAVAARALGRSAAGLLVRATGFEAAVARQVRDVTAWAAEAALDAETLEGEAEVALWRAIRDFGWQGDGIAIRVAVPSGEVPAALARLRSTVPDPTGVVAHTASGTIWIHADPAGFDAAALGAVKEIATGHQGNMLVARAPRELKATGDVWSPVPHVRTLEIMRAIKQAFDPKGVLNPGRFVARL
- a CDS encoding (Fe-S)-binding protein; its protein translation is MPVIPEVETCIHCGLCLNQCPTYRLTHLEAASPRGRIYMIEAASHGRLAVSPGVADHLYLCLACRACETACPSGVQYGRVAEAAREVLGPPGRPLQRTVVRFALRHMMPRPGRLRSLAAVIRFFQRSGLAALAMRLLPRRLRRAVALLPEASSRFYTPAAEVLPAIGERRARVAFLSGCAMSLFFAEINEATVRVLRRNGCEVVIPRNQACCGALNIHNGEIASARAMARRNVDAFPADVDAILTNAAGCGAAMREYGHLLSGDQDYRERAERFSLLVRDTGEFLAALGLRNSPNATDQVATYQDPCHLAHGQGVRAQPRALLAAIPGLTLREMAASDRCCGSAGIYNFLQPETSEALLAEKMEAIRATGASVVVAPNPGCMMQLRYGARRFGVPVRVAHLLDLLDEAGA
- a CDS encoding putative sulfate exporter family transporter, which gives rise to MGEVESMPATGVAVLVLISAAAWFLGGFVPLVGAPVIALLAGAAIRNTVRNTVGTPTALAPGVEFTLGRLLRLAIVLFGTTLSFTEVVSLGSASFLAICATIVLALGLTGLFGRWVQAPPGLVRLIGAGTAICGATAVLTVGPIIQAKKEEIAFAVTTIFLFNMAAVVVYPLMGHLLGLPDATFGIWAGAAIHDTSSVMAASLAYSEQAGRAAMVVKLTRTLMLVPLALVFGLVAHSHRSVSVARVFPWFVLWFVLATGLNTLGLFDPRTVRLAGLLAKFLVIMVMAAVGLSADLRRMREIGLRPFYVGLFASVLIAAVSLSLIRWLIG